One window from the genome of Mumia sp. ZJ1417 encodes:
- a CDS encoding FG-GAP-like repeat-containing protein, whose translation MRTPARTTTTALALAAAVAAASMTGGPASADTPDFIRTVIAEDAVGPAFTSVGDLIGDSRPEVVSTSYGKLTMQGSAALPEPGSVTLYENDGRKRGGGVDTWATRSVIEPSDGIIFPSEPTLADVDRDGDLDIIQPAGYFWDSGMGFNRGSVTWWENRDAPRSVREVLALAKCPLNSRTLAQLKECLAGLRDWDRHDIVTDSPFAYHDLEFVDFDGDGRKDIVTVGEQGFNPSSTTDDIVELQFFKGDGKGGFDPAVALADRGGSSPIVTDVDGDGDLDVASAQYFGVSPVVAGPPTGEASFVWFERVGSATDGVTDSDFVMHEISRGQGPSFSIHRAENLFGDGVDRWVGVNHTNTTTGNPGPPVFLRAKPDVFLLTPGADPRTPWTVAPLASSVDPGAEFTANARPGQAAPGKTGFGDVDGDGDTDLAVSGDGAFRLYWIEQTAPGVFAQHVLPESEGWGQAGGAKIADLDRDGNSDLVFSSFENNKIGIWSHTP comes from the coding sequence ATGCGTACCCCCGCTCGTACGACCACGACTGCGCTGGCACTCGCCGCAGCCGTCGCGGCGGCGTCCATGACCGGCGGACCAGCGTCCGCAGACACGCCTGACTTCATTCGCACCGTCATCGCCGAGGACGCGGTCGGCCCCGCATTCACCTCCGTCGGCGACCTCATCGGCGACTCCCGCCCCGAGGTGGTCTCGACCAGCTACGGCAAGCTCACGATGCAGGGGTCGGCCGCGCTCCCCGAGCCGGGCAGCGTCACGCTGTACGAGAACGACGGGCGCAAGCGCGGCGGTGGCGTCGACACCTGGGCGACCCGCTCGGTCATCGAGCCGTCGGACGGCATCATCTTCCCCAGCGAGCCGACCCTCGCCGACGTCGATCGTGACGGCGACCTCGACATCATCCAGCCTGCCGGCTACTTCTGGGACTCCGGCATGGGGTTCAACCGCGGCTCGGTCACCTGGTGGGAGAACCGCGACGCCCCGCGCAGCGTTCGCGAGGTCCTCGCCCTCGCCAAGTGCCCGCTGAACTCGCGCACGCTCGCCCAGCTCAAGGAGTGCCTCGCCGGGCTGCGCGACTGGGACCGTCACGACATCGTCACCGACAGCCCGTTCGCCTACCACGATCTCGAGTTCGTCGACTTCGACGGCGACGGCCGCAAGGACATCGTCACCGTCGGCGAGCAGGGCTTCAACCCCTCGAGCACCACCGACGACATCGTCGAGCTGCAGTTCTTCAAGGGCGACGGCAAGGGTGGGTTCGACCCCGCCGTCGCACTCGCCGATCGCGGTGGCAGCAGCCCGATCGTGACCGACGTCGACGGTGACGGCGACCTCGACGTCGCTTCCGCGCAGTACTTCGGCGTGAGCCCCGTCGTCGCCGGCCCGCCGACCGGCGAGGCCTCGTTCGTCTGGTTCGAGCGCGTCGGCTCCGCCACGGACGGCGTCACGGACTCCGACTTCGTCATGCACGAGATCAGCCGCGGACAGGGCCCGTCGTTCAGCATCCACCGGGCTGAGAACCTCTTCGGCGACGGCGTCGACCGCTGGGTCGGCGTCAACCACACCAACACGACGACCGGCAACCCCGGTCCGCCGGTGTTCCTGCGCGCCAAGCCCGACGTCTTCCTCCTCACCCCGGGCGCAGACCCGCGCACCCCGTGGACCGTCGCGCCGCTCGCCTCGAGCGTGGATCCGGGTGCCGAGTTCACAGCCAACGCACGACCGGGCCAGGCCGCGCCGGGCAAGACCGGCTTCGGTGATGTCGACGGTGACGGCGACACCGACCTCGCGGTCTCCGGCGACGGCGCCTTCCGCCTCTACTGGATCGAGCAGACCGCCCCTGGCGTCTTCGCGCAGCACGTGCTGCCGGAGTCCGAAGGATGGGGTCAGGCCGGCGGCGCGAAGATCGCCGACCTCGACCGCGACGGCAACAGCGATCTCGTGTTCTCGAGCTTCGAGAACAACAAGATCGGGATCTGGAGCCACACCCCCTAG
- a CDS encoding Fic family protein: MVERPVDRLVDVEGRPFTFTLPDAVLQSIENVNRAASGHIAVSEQVTNASTRDRYLVSSLIEEAITSSQLEGAATSRRVAKEMIRSGRPPADRGERMILNNYRAMRQIIGLQHEELSPELVCELHRIVTEGALDNPAAAGVLRSDDSERVAVWGDGDQLLHRPPPVDELPERLRRVCAFANGDGAPGYVPPVLRAITVHFMMGYDHYFEDGNGRTARVLFYWTMLREGFWLTEFVPISRILKQAPAQYARSFLLTEQDRGDLTHFFLSQLDVLERAIKDLHEYLARKASEVRDLQRSMRARPGVYNHRQLALLENAVKDPGAEYSVRSHSLSHNTSGETARHDLRALENAGLLVRSRRGKQYVWVPVSDLVDRLEG, encoded by the coding sequence ATGGTCGAGCGACCGGTCGATCGCCTCGTCGATGTCGAGGGCCGTCCCTTCACGTTCACGCTTCCCGACGCTGTGCTGCAGTCGATCGAGAACGTCAACCGTGCGGCGAGCGGGCACATCGCGGTCAGTGAGCAGGTCACGAACGCGTCCACTCGCGACCGCTATCTGGTGAGCAGTCTCATCGAGGAGGCGATCACGTCGAGTCAGCTCGAGGGCGCAGCAACCAGCAGACGAGTGGCCAAGGAGATGATCCGAAGCGGGCGACCTCCGGCGGACCGCGGCGAGCGGATGATCCTCAACAACTACCGTGCCATGCGGCAGATCATCGGGCTCCAGCACGAAGAACTCTCGCCTGAGCTGGTCTGTGAGCTGCACCGCATCGTGACCGAAGGGGCACTCGACAACCCGGCTGCCGCGGGCGTTCTCCGGAGCGACGACAGTGAACGCGTCGCGGTCTGGGGTGACGGCGACCAGCTCCTCCATCGGCCGCCGCCGGTCGACGAACTGCCGGAACGCCTGCGGAGAGTGTGTGCGTTCGCCAACGGTGACGGCGCCCCTGGCTACGTACCGCCGGTGCTCCGTGCGATCACTGTCCACTTCATGATGGGGTACGACCACTACTTCGAGGACGGCAACGGCCGTACCGCACGAGTGCTGTTCTACTGGACGATGCTCCGCGAAGGTTTCTGGCTCACGGAGTTCGTGCCAATCTCGCGCATTCTCAAGCAGGCGCCGGCCCAGTACGCGCGGTCGTTCCTCCTGACCGAGCAGGATCGTGGCGATCTCACCCACTTCTTTCTCTCCCAGCTTGACGTGCTCGAGAGAGCGATCAAGGACCTTCACGAATACCTTGCACGCAAGGCGTCAGAGGTCCGCGATCTGCAACGGTCGATGCGGGCACGCCCGGGGGTGTACAACCACCGGCAGCTCGCGCTACTCGAGAATGCGGTGAAGGACCCGGGCGCGGAGTACTCGGTGCGTTCGCACTCGCTCAGCCACAACACCTCGGGAGAGACTGCGCGCCACGACCTGCGGGCACTCGAAAACGCGGGCCTCCTCGTACGGTCGCGACGAGGCAAGCAGTACGTGTGGGTGCCGGTCAGTGACCTCGTCGATCGCCTCGAGGGGTGA